From Saprospiraceae bacterium, one genomic window encodes:
- a CDS encoding T9SS type A sorting domain-containing protein — translation MSKNYFLIIILIVLGVQTIKAQCTPAFAENCEDSFVFCSLSALNGYCCQNPNYANPTGCTPLCPNGGSSYNTGWWAFTSRGGTASITISFSNCSVNGQGLKMGIWDACDCDESIVCNPACNGPSTYTLNFNLANCKTYYFFIDGCNGDVCDFCLTTSGGGAPYIPPINSISGMKDVCVEACNVKYSVILGGYCEPFYEWNLDGNPVGNENAELTLDFPDEGDFQLCVTAYIGNPQGGSICDQEGPKCTTIRVRPIPDKVGPPWILCPELLPFKWHSNLVDGPGIYHQSYGDPGSCCKFDSVREFIILDVPEMPEVFHLGCNELDAYIDPTTRQSFNNCQYNRPILLKKSTMPYRCDSSYLLNAVFLNHQVTFREYCDSGKLYLEPRIIDRTNNCDFINPLSQDYRFRWYIKSDSTKKSIDSIERIELTMKEEYCLEVFVDATYEKILKKCSFTFCEQWDESEFFPYEVCIDGDFEAKPGDSVQYTIDTLLKPMVSSQTWTVEGGIILTRDGGKDTSDVLVLWDDTSSVRMICYQYSNECGLSKKCCRDIRFTSAVGDFIINPEDIRIIPNPVNQKFIIQTPKEMKIQSLHIFDQMGRIVKEWKKPGTLEFDISTNPDGLYYLLIQTDRGMLNKKMILLK, via the coding sequence ATGAGTAAAAATTATTTCCTGATTATAATCCTCATTGTCCTTGGGGTACAGACAATAAAAGCTCAATGCACCCCAGCATTTGCTGAAAATTGCGAGGATTCTTTTGTATTTTGCTCCTTATCTGCATTAAACGGATATTGCTGTCAAAATCCCAATTATGCAAATCCAACCGGTTGTACTCCTTTATGTCCGAATGGTGGTTCTTCATACAATACCGGCTGGTGGGCATTTACCAGTCGGGGTGGTACAGCTTCTATTACGATTTCTTTTAGCAACTGTTCGGTCAATGGTCAGGGATTAAAAATGGGAATATGGGATGCTTGCGATTGTGATGAATCTATTGTATGTAATCCTGCATGCAATGGTCCCAGTACATATACATTAAATTTCAACCTTGCGAATTGTAAGACCTATTATTTTTTTATTGACGGGTGCAATGGTGATGTTTGTGATTTTTGCTTGACCACCTCAGGAGGTGGTGCTCCTTATATACCACCGATCAACAGCATTAGTGGGATGAAGGACGTATGTGTTGAGGCATGTAATGTTAAATATTCAGTCATTTTGGGTGGATATTGTGAACCATTTTATGAATGGAACCTTGATGGCAATCCGGTTGGTAATGAAAATGCAGAGCTGACTTTGGACTTTCCGGATGAAGGAGATTTTCAGCTTTGTGTTACGGCATACATTGGTAATCCTCAGGGGGGATCCATTTGTGATCAGGAAGGTCCGAAATGTACCACAATCAGAGTGAGACCCATTCCTGACAAAGTTGGCCCTCCATGGATTCTTTGCCCGGAACTACTTCCATTCAAATGGCATTCCAATCTGGTGGATGGTCCTGGCATTTATCATCAAAGCTATGGAGATCCAGGGAGCTGTTGCAAGTTTGACTCTGTCAGGGAGTTTATCATATTAGATGTCCCGGAAATGCCCGAGGTATTTCATTTGGGATGCAACGAACTAGATGCCTATATAGATCCTACGACCAGGCAGAGTTTTAACAATTGTCAGTACAACAGACCCATCCTCCTCAAGAAAAGTACAATGCCTTATCGATGCGACAGTTCTTATTTATTAAATGCGGTATTTTTGAACCATCAAGTTACATTCAGAGAATATTGTGATAGTGGTAAATTGTATCTTGAACCAAGAATCATAGATCGTACCAATAATTGTGATTTTATCAACCCACTCAGTCAGGACTATCGCTTCCGTTGGTATATAAAATCAGACAGCACCAAGAAATCAATTGATTCTATAGAGCGAATCGAACTGACTATGAAGGAGGAATACTGTTTGGAAGTTTTTGTCGATGCCACTTACGAAAAGATTCTTAAAAAATGCAGTTTTACTTTTTGTGAACAATGGGACGAATCAGAATTTTTTCCTTACGAAGTTTGTATCGATGGTGACTTTGAAGCAAAACCCGGTGACAGCGTACAATATACCATTGATACCCTTTTAAAACCGATGGTGAGTTCACAAACATGGACTGTAGAAGGTGGAATTATTCTGACGAGAGATGGAGGAAAGGACACCAGTGATGTGCTCGTCCTTTGGGACGATACTTCTTCCGTGAGAATGATTTGCTATCAATACAGCAACGAATGTGGCCTGAGTAAAAAATGCTGCAGAGACATTCGATTCACTTCCGCGGTTGGAGATTTTATTATCAATCCGGAAGACATCAGAATTATTCCCAATCCCGTGAATCAAAAATTCATTATTCAAACACCAAAAGAAATGAAAATTCAATCATTGCATATATTTGATCAGATGGGACGTATTGTAAAAGAATGGAAAAAACCAGGTACACTTGAATTTGACATATCCACAAATCCGGATGGATTGTATTATTTACTCATCCAAACTGATCGGGGAATGCTGAATAAGAAAATGATCCTTTTAAAATAG
- a CDS encoding T9SS type A sorting domain-containing protein, with amino-acid sequence MIKVLISFSLLSVYFMTVQLNAQCTPPSADECDQANVLCSLSEVNGYCCQNTDYSNPTGCSPLCPSGGAPHNTGWWAFVTQGGTVNITITFSNCTVNGTGVQMGIWGDCTCGESIVCNPGCSGPGSYTLSGNLIPCKIYYLFVDGCSGDVCDFCLATTGGLPPMLPPLGNITGPREVCIGACKTKYTVDVAGACEPVYEWTLDGNEVGNGTGEVTLDFPQEGDFILCVTAYIGNPRSGSICDQEGPVCITIKVRPERDRVGPPWNLCSEDLPFDWHGISVAKSGEYRQTFRDWNGCCVFDSVREFIIKPVPDTAIIFHLGCSAADGYLDTIANQYFFSCQYQKLITLKNSTNPLLCDSAYLLNAVFLNYNTIFREFCDSGYLHIDARVIDRTITCGNDSDLMRSVRYRWYLNSDSTKTTIDTQSYLLIDQKDVYCLEILIYAEFGDQKKMCSFSFCEQWDESEFLPYQVCILGNFEAKNGDSAHYSIDTIPEDSVRQQIWTVEGGKILTRDEGKDTSDVLVLWDDTSSVRMICYQYSNECGLSKKCCREVRFISSLDEAILKPEDIILVPNPVSHSFRIIIKENLKIKSLQLFDLQGRPIQTWTQNFSEEFDLSEFTNGIYHVRIHAEQGTIHKKIVFIK; translated from the coding sequence ATGATAAAAGTATTAATCTCCTTTTCTTTGCTTTCAGTTTATTTTATGACTGTCCAGCTGAACGCTCAGTGCACCCCCCCTTCAGCAGACGAATGTGACCAAGCCAACGTCTTGTGCTCACTGTCTGAAGTAAATGGATACTGCTGCCAAAATACAGATTACTCAAATCCAACAGGATGCTCGCCACTGTGTCCAAGCGGTGGGGCACCCCACAATACAGGTTGGTGGGCCTTTGTGACTCAAGGTGGTACAGTCAATATTACCATCACCTTTTCGAATTGTACCGTCAATGGAACGGGTGTCCAAATGGGAATATGGGGCGACTGCACTTGTGGCGAATCTATTGTTTGTAATCCAGGCTGTAGTGGGCCTGGAAGTTATACCCTTTCAGGAAATCTTATTCCTTGCAAAATTTATTATTTATTTGTGGATGGTTGTAGTGGGGATGTCTGCGATTTCTGTTTAGCAACAACCGGGGGACTTCCTCCTATGTTGCCACCATTGGGAAATATTACGGGTCCAAGAGAGGTTTGCATTGGAGCTTGCAAAACAAAATATACTGTGGATGTTGCAGGTGCATGTGAGCCTGTTTATGAATGGACATTGGATGGAAATGAAGTTGGCAATGGAACCGGAGAAGTCACTTTGGATTTCCCTCAAGAAGGCGATTTTATTTTGTGCGTCACCGCTTATATAGGAAATCCTCGGTCAGGATCTATATGTGATCAAGAGGGGCCAGTCTGTATCACCATTAAAGTAAGGCCTGAGAGAGATCGAGTGGGTCCACCTTGGAACCTTTGTTCTGAGGATTTACCTTTTGATTGGCATGGAATTTCAGTGGCCAAATCTGGAGAATACCGCCAGACATTTAGAGACTGGAATGGTTGTTGCGTTTTTGATTCGGTTAGAGAGTTTATAATAAAGCCCGTACCAGACACAGCTATTATTTTTCATCTGGGATGCAGTGCTGCCGATGGATATTTGGACACCATAGCAAATCAATATTTCTTTTCTTGCCAATACCAAAAGCTGATTACCCTCAAAAACTCTACCAACCCTTTACTTTGTGACAGTGCCTACTTGCTAAATGCAGTCTTTCTAAATTACAATACCATCTTCAGAGAATTCTGCGATAGCGGTTATTTGCATATTGACGCCAGAGTCATCGACAGAACGATCACTTGTGGTAATGATAGCGACTTGATGAGATCTGTCCGGTACCGTTGGTATCTGAATTCAGACAGCACCAAAACCACGATTGATACACAATCCTACTTATTGATTGACCAAAAGGATGTATATTGTCTGGAAATTCTGATTTATGCAGAATTTGGAGATCAGAAAAAAATGTGCAGTTTTAGTTTTTGCGAGCAGTGGGACGAATCAGAATTTCTGCCATACCAGGTATGTATCCTCGGAAATTTTGAAGCAAAGAATGGCGACAGTGCACATTACAGCATCGACACCATTCCGGAAGATTCGGTGCGACAACAGATCTGGACTGTGGAAGGCGGCAAGATACTTACAAGAGATGAAGGAAAGGACACCAGTGATGTGCTCGTCCTTTGGGACGATACTTCTTCCGTGAGGATGATTTGCTATCAATATAGCAACGAATGTGGCCTAAGTAAAAAATGCTGCAGAGAAGTCAGGTTTATCTCATCTCTTGACGAAGCAATATTAAAACCGGAAGATATCATTCTGGTCCCGAATCCGGTTAGTCACAGCTTCCGGATCATCATAAAAGAAAATTTAAAAATTAAATCACTGCAGTTGTTTGACTTACAAGGAAGACCTATCCAAACTTGGACTCAAAATTTTTCAGAAGAATTTGACCTGTCTGAATTTACCAACGGCATTTATCATGTTCGCATCCATGCAGAACAAGGTACCATTCACAAAAAAATAGTTTTCATTAAATAA
- a CDS encoding T9SS type A sorting domain-containing protein, whose amino-acid sequence MKNLIKLIGIIWICAIHLLPTPIHSQCNPPPNEECEQTEALCGLSLLNGYCCTTVDYVNPTGCSPLCPSGGTPNNTSWWAFATNGGSVSININYSNCSVNGQGLQMGLWGDCDCGESLACYSSCGGPSNYNISANLVACKIYYLFINGCSGDVCDFCLTTTGGLPPNLPSIGSISGPVDVCEGACNIRYSVNLNNSCLPHYEWTLDGNQVGSENPEIAFDFPKEGDFLLCVTAYIGNPQSGNICDQEGPVCKNIRVRRIQDRFGPPWLLCPDVLPFKWHSQLVVGSGIYSHEFGDRLSCCKFDSVREFIVLDPPEMPTVFHLGCNLMDAYIDPTTRQSFNNCQVNRAILLKKSTVPYRCDSSYLLNAIFLNQMVSFREYCDSGKLYLEPRIIDQTIVCDFNNELSQDYTLRWYLKSDSTKKTIDFADRLLLTRKDSYCLEVLVDAYYGTVSKKCSFTYCEQLNEDDFFLYEICPKGDLAPRPGDSVYYTIDTTLHPQTNSQRWTIEGGRILTPGEGKDTNEIIVIWDEAAPEKLLCYQYISPCGESKKCCQEVKIISSEKNILQLIDGVMIIPNPTSHSFHIWMKSDLEINTINLYDQLGQQRKNWIRPLSRDFEISDLPSGIYFLRIQTKHGELVKKIALSH is encoded by the coding sequence ATGAAAAATTTAATAAAATTGATTGGAATCATCTGGATCTGTGCTATTCATTTATTGCCCACTCCAATCCATTCTCAATGTAATCCACCTCCGAATGAAGAATGTGAACAAACAGAGGCTTTATGCGGCCTATCCTTATTAAATGGATATTGTTGCACCACGGTGGATTATGTCAATCCAACTGGTTGCTCACCGCTGTGTCCAAGTGGCGGCACACCAAACAACACAAGTTGGTGGGCCTTTGCCACCAACGGTGGCTCAGTAAGCATCAACATCAATTACAGCAATTGCAGCGTCAATGGGCAGGGCCTTCAAATGGGACTCTGGGGAGACTGTGATTGTGGAGAATCTTTGGCTTGTTACTCGAGTTGCGGAGGACCCAGCAATTACAATATTTCTGCCAATTTGGTGGCATGCAAAATCTATTATTTATTTATCAATGGTTGCAGTGGAGATGTGTGTGATTTTTGTTTGACCACCACGGGAGGACTGCCCCCAAATTTGCCTAGCATCGGAAGTATATCAGGACCCGTGGATGTATGCGAAGGTGCTTGTAATATTAGATATAGTGTCAATCTAAACAATTCCTGTTTACCGCATTACGAATGGACCCTGGATGGCAATCAGGTTGGCTCAGAAAATCCTGAGATAGCATTTGATTTTCCCAAAGAAGGAGATTTTCTTTTGTGCGTTACAGCTTATATTGGAAACCCTCAATCCGGAAACATTTGCGATCAGGAGGGTCCAGTTTGTAAAAACATAAGAGTAAGGCGCATACAGGACAGATTCGGACCGCCGTGGTTACTTTGTCCTGATGTCCTGCCTTTCAAATGGCATTCACAATTGGTAGTTGGTTCTGGCATTTATTCCCATGAGTTTGGAGATCGCCTGAGCTGTTGCAAGTTTGACTCTGTCAGGGAATTTATTGTGTTGGATCCGCCGGAGATGCCGACAGTATTTCACCTGGGTTGCAATCTAATGGATGCATACATTGATCCGACGACCAGACAGAGTTTTAACAACTGTCAGGTCAACAGAGCCATCCTTCTCAAGAAAAGTACTGTTCCTTATCGCTGTGACAGTTCATATTTATTAAATGCGATTTTTCTGAACCAGATGGTTAGTTTTAGGGAGTATTGCGACAGCGGTAAACTCTATCTCGAACCCAGAATCATTGATCAAACGATTGTCTGTGATTTCAACAACGAACTATCCCAGGATTATACCCTGCGATGGTATTTAAAATCGGACAGTACCAAAAAAACAATTGATTTTGCGGATCGACTATTGCTGACCAGAAAAGATTCTTATTGTTTGGAAGTTTTGGTCGATGCATATTACGGCACCGTCAGCAAAAAATGCAGCTTTACCTATTGCGAACAATTGAATGAAGACGATTTCTTTTTGTATGAAATTTGTCCAAAAGGCGATCTCGCCCCAAGACCCGGGGACAGTGTCTATTATACCATCGATACGACCTTGCATCCGCAGACCAACTCACAACGATGGACCATCGAAGGAGGCCGCATTTTGACGCCAGGAGAAGGCAAAGACACCAACGAAATTATCGTTATTTGGGATGAAGCGGCTCCTGAAAAATTATTGTGCTATCAATACATTTCGCCCTGTGGAGAAAGTAAAAAATGTTGTCAGGAAGTGAAGATTATTTCTTCTGAAAAAAATATTTTGCAGCTTATAGATGGTGTAATGATTATTCCTAATCCAACTTCACATTCCTTCCATATATGGATGAAATCAGATTTGGAAATAAATACAATAAATCTTTATGACCAACTGGGCCAACAGAGAAAAAACTGGATCAGACCATTGTCCCGTGATTTTGAAATTTCAGATTTACCATCCGGTATTTATTTTTTGCGAATACAAACTAAGCATGGTGAACTTGTTAAAAAAATTGCACTGAGTCATTAA
- a CDS encoding T9SS type A sorting domain-containing protein, giving the protein MEKLFLLASFLLFSHAINILEAQCTPKSSDECNDIELLCSLSELNGYCCRLTEFDRQIGCHPLCTGGPPTNNIELWPFVTNGGQVTITLQTSNCDSIGKGMQMAIWRDCLCQQLVACQSTCNGLSTISMTATLSPCVIYYLMVAGCNGDVCNFCLSITGGAGPVFSPIGPIIGPSEVCMGDMKIHYSAQSQDPCERNHQWTLDGQPIRTDEAYVDLAFNEEGSFELCVSTKFGNGSLNIVCSEDGPVCKTIKVSKENDRIGTPFRLCPEKIPYRWYNQIVLGPGFYSSSFTDPTTKCIFDSVREFIVLDPPEYPTVYYLGCDEDDFYIDSITGSKFDQCQFYRFVKLPKSTEQFTCDSGYYLNSIFLNYNVIFREYCDSGRIIIDPRIIDRTLTCGNTAEFKQNYAYRWYLKSDSTKTTLDTQSYLKVKQKADYCLEILIAAEFGDQIKKCSFTFCEAWDEDELLAYEICPKGDLAPRPGDSVYYTIDTTLHPQTNSQQWTIEGGRILTPGEGKDTNEIVVIWDEAAPEKLLCYQYISNCGESKKCCQEVKIISSNKDVNLNANEIVIVPNPVDQKFSIFTLRELKIETVILFDPMGHVVQHWNKPIGSEFTINELRSGLYYLKLKTDRGTYIKKLMTIH; this is encoded by the coding sequence ATGGAAAAATTATTTCTTCTTGCATCGTTCTTACTTTTTTCGCATGCAATAAATATTCTCGAAGCACAATGTACGCCAAAGTCATCCGATGAATGCAATGATATTGAATTGCTGTGTTCTTTGTCTGAACTTAATGGATACTGTTGCAGATTAACTGAATTTGACCGTCAAATTGGATGTCATCCGCTTTGTACGGGTGGTCCTCCCACCAACAATATAGAACTTTGGCCTTTTGTTACCAATGGTGGACAAGTGACCATCACACTCCAAACTTCCAATTGTGACTCAATTGGAAAGGGTATGCAGATGGCCATTTGGCGCGATTGTTTGTGTCAGCAATTGGTTGCTTGTCAATCCACATGTAATGGACTAAGCACAATTAGTATGACTGCCACTTTATCACCCTGCGTAATTTATTACTTGATGGTGGCCGGTTGTAATGGAGATGTTTGTAATTTTTGTCTGAGTATTACAGGAGGTGCCGGCCCTGTATTTTCACCGATTGGTCCAATCATTGGGCCATCTGAAGTTTGTATGGGAGATATGAAAATCCATTACTCTGCACAATCTCAAGATCCCTGCGAGAGGAATCATCAATGGACGCTGGATGGTCAGCCCATCCGAACAGATGAGGCATATGTTGATCTTGCATTCAATGAAGAAGGAAGTTTTGAATTATGCGTTTCGACAAAGTTTGGGAATGGTTCCTTAAATATAGTTTGTTCAGAAGACGGTCCCGTATGCAAAACGATCAAAGTCTCTAAGGAAAATGATCGAATTGGAACGCCCTTCCGTCTTTGTCCTGAGAAAATTCCATATCGTTGGTACAATCAAATTGTTCTTGGACCCGGATTTTATTCAAGTAGCTTTACCGATCCAACAACAAAGTGCATTTTTGATTCAGTTCGTGAATTTATTGTACTGGATCCACCTGAATACCCCACCGTTTATTATTTGGGTTGTGATGAGGATGATTTTTATATCGATAGCATTACAGGTAGCAAATTTGACCAATGTCAATTTTACCGATTTGTCAAACTCCCAAAATCAACAGAACAGTTTACCTGCGACAGTGGATATTATCTTAATTCAATATTTCTAAATTACAATGTGATATTTAGAGAATATTGCGATAGCGGAAGAATCATTATTGATCCCAGAATAATAGATCGGACATTGACCTGTGGTAATACCGCAGAATTCAAACAAAACTATGCTTATCGTTGGTATCTTAAATCGGATAGCACTAAAACGACATTGGATACCCAAAGTTATTTAAAGGTAAAACAAAAAGCTGATTATTGCTTAGAGATTTTAATAGCTGCTGAGTTTGGCGATCAAATAAAAAAATGCAGTTTTACATTTTGTGAAGCTTGGGACGAAGATGAATTATTAGCATACGAAATTTGTCCAAAAGGCGATCTCGCCCCAAGACCCGGAGACAGTGTCTATTATACCATCGATACGACCTTGCATCCGCAGACCAACTCACAACAATGGACCATCGAAGGAGGTCGCATTTTGACGCCTGGGGAAGGCAAAGACACCAACGAAATTGTCGTGATTTGGGATGAAGCGGCTCCTGAAAAATTATTGTGCTATCAGTATATTTCAAACTGCGGTGAGAGCAAAAAATGTTGTCAGGAAGTGAAGATTATTTCTTCAAATAAAGATGTCAACTTAAATGCAAATGAAATTGTGATCGTTCCAAACCCGGTGGATCAAAAATTTAGTATATTCACTTTGCGTGAATTGAAAATTGAAACAGTGATTCTGTTTGATCCAATGGGACATGTGGTTCAACATTGGAATAAACCTATCGGATCTGAATTTACAATTAATGAGCTGCGGTCGGGCTTGTACTATTTGAAACTAAAAACAGATCGCGGAACGTATATCAAAAAGTTGATGACAATACATTGA
- a CDS encoding T9SS type A sorting domain-containing protein: MRLKDIVLCFAISLFTEVKLNAQCSPPWTDHCKDAHILCSPSELHGYCCSHIKYSNPSGCDPLCPSGGKSINTSWWAFKSLGGSVMIHIEVNNCSINGMGIQMGLWADCSCNESVICRSECKSSGMVSITADLDPCKDYYFFVNGCNGDICDICILIEEEREDIFPPPSLNGPQNVCLGTNAQIYYLVSEYPCVDSYEWFLNGDNLFQDADSVGIHFVDVGDFVLCGTGFHYSNSRSICYQIGPVCKNILVSKQADVNHGETICFETAGNYKPRANCFWAQNGRLICRGEDSAACIVDTNIFFIVLSPAVPPEIYYLAAFPGEFYKDTLTGLTFRGCQFETEIHLPKSAGILQCDSSYVLNMFSPDYTANLRNYGFLGSYYLEARLIDRTQTCGNSGYSETIQFKWYRKADPQKKTLDTNEIIKVFGHDTFCVDIFIHIKFGNTSRDYAYTFCQKNTKGPKIIGPEIPPTDTMLGRLNSNILKQELENEMSFPSKNKNTINIIPNPNQSGNKFSVIASKSIGEMFIYDLNAKLVWSGNAHQEKSLDLFLDSNLAPGVYIMMANCNKKLIFERFVVQP, encoded by the coding sequence ATGAGATTGAAAGATATTGTGCTTTGCTTTGCGATTTCTCTTTTTACCGAGGTGAAATTAAATGCGCAATGCTCACCTCCATGGACTGATCATTGCAAAGATGCACATATCTTGTGTTCGCCTTCAGAATTGCATGGCTATTGTTGTTCTCATATTAAATATAGCAATCCATCCGGCTGTGATCCTTTGTGCCCTTCAGGTGGAAAATCAATAAACACATCCTGGTGGGCTTTTAAGTCTTTGGGTGGAAGCGTCATGATCCATATCGAAGTCAACAATTGCTCTATCAATGGAATGGGAATCCAAATGGGACTTTGGGCCGATTGTTCATGCAATGAATCAGTGATATGTCGCTCTGAATGTAAAAGTTCGGGAATGGTCTCCATTACCGCTGATTTAGATCCTTGCAAAGATTATTATTTTTTTGTCAATGGTTGCAATGGTGATATTTGTGATATCTGCATTTTAATTGAGGAGGAACGTGAAGATATATTTCCTCCTCCTAGTCTGAACGGTCCGCAAAATGTTTGTTTGGGTACAAATGCACAAATTTATTATCTCGTAAGTGAGTATCCTTGTGTTGATTCGTATGAGTGGTTCCTTAACGGGGATAATCTTTTTCAGGATGCAGATTCAGTAGGTATCCATTTTGTTGATGTAGGAGATTTTGTCTTATGTGGAACCGGTTTTCATTATTCGAATTCCAGAAGTATTTGTTATCAAATAGGACCTGTTTGCAAAAACATTCTTGTATCAAAACAGGCTGATGTGAATCACGGAGAAACCATCTGTTTTGAAACCGCTGGAAATTACAAACCCAGAGCAAATTGTTTTTGGGCACAAAATGGAAGACTTATATGCAGAGGCGAAGATTCTGCAGCTTGCATTGTGGATACAAATATTTTTTTTATCGTTTTATCGCCAGCTGTACCTCCTGAGATCTATTATTTAGCTGCCTTTCCGGGAGAGTTTTACAAGGATACTTTAACTGGTTTGACTTTTAGAGGTTGTCAATTTGAAACTGAAATTCATTTGCCAAAATCTGCCGGAATCTTGCAATGTGATTCTTCCTATGTTTTAAATATGTTTTCTCCAGATTATACAGCCAACCTGCGAAATTATGGTTTTTTAGGAAGTTACTATTTAGAAGCTCGATTGATCGACAGGACCCAGACTTGTGGGAACAGCGGTTATTCAGAAACGATCCAATTCAAATGGTATCGGAAGGCTGATCCACAAAAAAAGACTTTGGATACAAACGAAATTATCAAAGTATTTGGTCACGATACTTTTTGCGTTGATATATTCATCCATATCAAATTTGGCAATACATCAAGGGACTATGCTTATACTTTTTGTCAAAAAAACACCAAAGGGCCTAAAATAATAGGGCCTGAAATTCCACCTACTGACACCATGTTGGGAAGATTAAATTCCAATATTCTAAAACAAGAATTGGAAAATGAAATGTCATTCCCTTCCAAAAACAAAAATACTATAAACATTATTCCCAATCCCAATCAGTCAGGAAACAAATTTTCTGTAATAGCTTCTAAAAGCATCGGTGAGATGTTCATATATGATTTGAATGCTAAGCTTGTTTGGTCAGGGAATGCACATCAGGAAAAATCACTGGATCTATTCTTAGATTCAAATCTAGCACCCGGTGTTTATATCATGATGGCCAATTGTAATAAAAAACTTATCTTTGAAAGATTTGTTGTGCAGCCTTAA